CCCAGAACACGCTCGACGACGGCACCAAGATCGGCATGGCCACCCTGCAGGGCGAGAAGTCCGGTTTCACGGGCAAGGTGTGGGTGTGGGCGCCGAAGCAGTATTTCGACCCGAAGTACGCGAACAGCGGCTTCCCGGTCCTCATCGCACTGCCGGGCGGAAACGGTTACCCGAACAATTATTGGATGGGCACCGACCTGAAACTGCAGAGCAGCATCAGCAAGTGGGCGGACGCCGGAAAGAGCCTGCCGTTCATCGTCGTGATGCCCGTGCTCAACCCGGACGACAGGTTCTACTACGACGGCAGCGATATTCCGGGGCGGCCGAAAATGGGCACCTGGATGACGGAGGACGTGCCGGATTTCGTCCGGGCCAATTTCCGCACGTTCGCGTCGCGCGACGGCTGGGCGTTCATGGGTTCGTCGTCGGGCGGGTTCGTCGGCCTCAAGTCCGTTCTCCGGCACCCGGAGAAGTTCAAGGCGGTCATCGCCTCCGGGCCCGACACCGAGCCCGACTCCCCGCTCTGGTCCGGCCACGAGCAGGAGCGGCAGGCCAACAACCCCGAGCGCCTGGCCCAGTTGTACGGAGCGAAGCCGGCCGGCCCGGCGAACGACGTCTACCTGGCGTTCCAGATCGGCACACGGGAGTCCGGCCTGAAGAACCTGAAGGCGTTCATCCACACGTACACCAAGGGTCCGGTGAAGACGCGCCTCCAGGTCATACCCGACGGCGGACACAACGCCCGTACGTATGTACGGGGCATGGGCGACGGCTCGATCCAGTGGATCAGCGAGCACATGCAGGGCCCGGTGTCCGCCCCCTAGCTCTGTCGCCTAGCTCTGTCGCCGGGGCGGCAGCAGCTCCACCTTCACGTCCGCCGGGAAGCCGGTCGTCGGGCCGGTGCGGCGGGCGAACTCCCGGACGCCGGCGAGCTGCTCGGGTCCGAAGCGGAAGTCCAGGGTGGTGAAGTACCGCTCCAGGAGCGCCGCGTCGAAGGTCTCCCAGCGGGCCGCCTGCTCGGCGACCTTGGCGACCTCCACCAGCGACAGGTCGCGCGAGGCCAGGAACGCCTCGTGCACCTCGCGGACCGTCTCCGGCTCGCGGGCCAGGTAGTCCTTTCGCGCGGCCCACACCGCGAAGACGAACGGCAGCCCCGTCCAGTCCTTCCACATCGTGCCCAGGTCGTGGACCTGGAGCCCGAGCCGCGGCGCGTCGTGCAGCGAGGCGCGCAGCGCCGCGTCGCCGATGAGCACGGCCGCGTCCGCCTCCTGCATCATCAGCCCGAGGTCGGGCGGGCACGTGTAGTAGTCGGGCGTCACCCCGAACTGCTCGGCGAGCAGCAACTGCGCCAGGCGCACGGAGGTGCGGGAGGTGGACCCGAGCGCGACGCGCGCCCCGTCCAGCTCGGCCAGCGGCCGCTGCGAGACGATCACGCAGGACATCACCGGGCCGTCGCAGCCGACCGCGATGTCCGGCAGTGCGACGAGATCACCGGCGTTGCGGAGATATTCGACGAGCGTCACGGGGCCGATATCCAGGTCGCCGCGGACCAGCTGTTCGCTGAGCTTCTCCGGGGTGTCCTTGGTGAGCTCGAGATCCAGGAGCGTTCCGGTCCGCGCCAGCCCCCAGTAGAGCGGCAGACAGTTCAGGAACTGGATGTGACCGACCCGGGGGCGGTTGCGCTGGTGGTCGTCGGTTGCATTGTCCACAGCGCGAGGCTAGACCTGTCTCGTACGACGGACATCGCCGGGTGGGCCGTCGGCGCGCACGGAGCATGTCAAACATGAGAGTGACGTGATCTTTCCCTCTACCGTGATGTGCA
This sequence is a window from Streptomyces sp. HUAS YS2. Protein-coding genes within it:
- a CDS encoding alpha/beta hydrolase; translation: MNQRTRTLAAALALASVALVTGCSDEGEPVSFDGPSAGPSVPASEASRPAPAPTSARTSAPPSGPRTVLPTGPKARFTTQNTLDDGTKIGMATLQGEKSGFTGKVWVWAPKQYFDPKYANSGFPVLIALPGGNGYPNNYWMGTDLKLQSSISKWADAGKSLPFIVVMPVLNPDDRFYYDGSDIPGRPKMGTWMTEDVPDFVRANFRTFASRDGWAFMGSSSGGFVGLKSVLRHPEKFKAVIASGPDTEPDSPLWSGHEQERQANNPERLAQLYGAKPAGPANDVYLAFQIGTRESGLKNLKAFIHTYTKGPVKTRLQVIPDGGHNARTYVRGMGDGSIQWISEHMQGPVSAP
- a CDS encoding menaquinone biosynthesis protein, which codes for MDNATDDHQRNRPRVGHIQFLNCLPLYWGLARTGTLLDLELTKDTPEKLSEQLVRGDLDIGPVTLVEYLRNAGDLVALPDIAVGCDGPVMSCVIVSQRPLAELDGARVALGSTSRTSVRLAQLLLAEQFGVTPDYYTCPPDLGLMMQEADAAVLIGDAALRASLHDAPRLGLQVHDLGTMWKDWTGLPFVFAVWAARKDYLAREPETVREVHEAFLASRDLSLVEVAKVAEQAARWETFDAALLERYFTTLDFRFGPEQLAGVREFARRTGPTTGFPADVKVELLPPRRQS